The genomic interval AACTTTTATTAGGAATCAGAACTACCCAGACAATGTTCCTACTAACGTGCAAGCGGAGGTATTGATTTATAACAAAATACCTAAAGAAAATATTACAAGCCTTATTTTCCCCACAGAAGCAATTGCTGAAAAAGAATGTTTAAGATTGGAACTTTGTGGAGTTAATGTTTCCCAATATGACATAATAGTATCAAGTGACTTGTTTGAAAAGAAAGAAATAGTACGATTATTACAATCAGGAAAAATACCTGAAGAAAAGGTGTTGAAATATAAACAATATGGCTAATCGATTCGTTTATTATGTTGATCCAACAGACCATTTTAATTTTAAAAAAGCAGATGTTTCTTTTAAGTGGTTTCCTGGCTTTTCAAAAGAGCAAAAACAGAAAAGTATAAAAGAATTACATCAGCAATTTTTAAATCTAAATATTACAGATAAACTTCTTGAAGTATCGAGTAAATCGGAAAAAAGTATAGGAGTTAAAGCGAGTGCTTTTAATTTAAAAATAAGTACAATTAAAGGGCATAATATTAGCGTTGAACAGATATTCCAATCTAGTAAAGTTTATAAAAAAGCGGGGAACCAAAATTATCTTTTAGAAGAGGGATATAATTCTAAAGAAATGAAACGAAAGTTAAGAGAAATTGATAAAGATGATTATATGATTAAATATAGTAGTTTTCATCATGACTTCCCGTTAGAGCCTAAAACGCTCTTTTATAATTGGATATATATCAATGCTTTAAATCAAAA from Staphylococcus condimenti carries:
- a CDS encoding DarT1-associated NADAR antitoxin family protein gives rise to the protein MANRFVYYVDPTDHFNFKKADVSFKWFPGFSKEQKQKSIKELHQQFLNLNITDKLLEVSSKSEKSIGVKASAFNLKISTIKGHNISVEQIFQSSKVYKKAGNQNYLLEEGYNSKEMKRKLREIDKDDYMIKYSSFHHDFPLEPKTLFYNWIYINALNQNEEVAKEILKYEAFTDIEFNPKRSFNCQAEACAIYVSLVKQKNLEEALKNIKTFESIVY